CGGTCTACGGGGCCGGCGCCCCGGCGGGCCGCCGCCGTCCGTGCGGGCGGCGGCGCGTGCGTCGTCTCATTTTAGGGCGCCGCCCTGGCCGGCGTCAGCGCGCGTGCGCGCGCAGTTCGATCGGCCGCAGGATCGCGTAGACGATGGCGGCGAAGACCACGCCCAGCTCGAAGCCGACGTCCATGCCGTAGGGCGGGTTGAACAGCGCGGCGACGGGGCCGACGAAAAGCAGCTGCGCGGCGCCGAGATACACGCCGAACAGGCCGGAGGCCATGGCGACGATCGCCGCCCAGCCCACCGGCAGGTGACGCGCCTCGTTCCAGCCGTCCAGGTTGTAGCGGCCGCGGCGCACGATGAAGTGCTCCAGCAGCAGGATGATCGACCACGGACCGAGCCAGTACGCCACCATCAGCAGGAAGTTCTCCAGCGCGGCGTTGAAGTGCGCCGCTGCGGCGATGGCGATGGCGATGTAGACCACCGCGCCGATGAAGGTCCAGACCGCGCGGTTGACCTTGTGGAAGGCGCGTCCGAGCACCTGCATGGACAGGCCGAGGCTGTAGTCGTTGGGGATGTTGTTGGCGATGACCGACAGCGCGAGCAGGAGCAGCAGCAGCTCGCCGAAACCGCCCAGCGGATGCAGCGCCGCGGCCAGCAGCGCGCCGCCGCCCTCGTTCGCGGCCTTGGCGAAGGCGCCGACCGTGGTCAGCGACAGGCCGAGGGTCTCCAGCAGGATGCAGGGGATGGTCACACCGAAGAAGGTCAGCCAGAAGATCTTCGCGGGCGGGGTGTGCTCGGGCTGGTTGACGCTGTAGTCCGCCGCATAGGAGCTCCAGCCGGTGGCGAAGCCGTAGATCGCGCCGCCGAAGGAGATCAGCGAGGCCCAGTGCGCGACGTTCCACGCCGGCGTGGGCACGATGCCCATCTGGCCGCCGGCGGTGAAGGCGACGATGAGGAAGATCGCCGCCATCGGCATCCAGGCGTAGCGCTCGTAACGGTGCACGTAGCGGTAACCGTACACGCTGACCGCGGTGGTGAGCGCGGCGATCGCCAGGATCGAGGCCCACACCGGCACGGCACCGTGGCTCAGCGCGGTGATGATCTGCGAGCCCACGATCACGTTCACCGCCGACCAGCCGATGCAGGCGGCGACGTTGAACAACGCCATGATCTTCGCGCCGTGCCAGCCGAAGGAGAAGCGCGCGATGGTCATCTGGCGCAGGCCGAGGCGCGGGCCGAGGGTGGAGAAATAGGCCACCGGCAGCACGCCGAGCATGTTGAAGGCGAGGATCACCAGGAAGCTGTCCCAGAAGCCGAGGCCGAACACCGGGATGGCCAGCGCGCCGAGCGCC
The Acidihalobacter prosperus DNA segment above includes these coding regions:
- a CDS encoding cytosine permease, with protein sequence MSTSADDSSLGVNPAVFPGGIEARGIERVLPHERTHVSIFDNFTLWLSANMVISTVALGALAIPVFGLGFWDSFLVILAFNMLGVLPVAYFSTLGPRLGLRQMTIARFSFGWHGAKIMALFNVAACIGWSAVNVIVGSQIITALSHGAVPVWASILAIAALTTAVSVYGYRYVHRYERYAWMPMAAIFLIVAFTAGGQMGIVPTPAWNVAHWASLISFGGAIYGFATGWSSYAADYSVNQPEHTPPAKIFWLTFFGVTIPCILLETLGLSLTTVGAFAKAANEGGGALLAAALHPLGGFGELLLLLLALSVIANNIPNDYSLGLSMQVLGRAFHKVNRAVWTFIGAVVYIAIAIAAAAHFNAALENFLLMVAYWLGPWSIILLLEHFIVRRGRYNLDGWNEARHLPVGWAAIVAMASGLFGVYLGAAQLLFVGPVAALFNPPYGMDVGFELGVVFAAIVYAILRPIELRAHAR